From Panicum hallii strain FIL2 chromosome 2, PHallii_v3.1, whole genome shotgun sequence, a single genomic window includes:
- the LOC112879361 gene encoding NEP1-interacting protein-like 1 yields the protein MDSVPSSSSPWAAAGAPCCRFDALRRACARHAAAAARAAGWALGALVTCVFAVVGSLVGIFIGAFMGMSTESGMLRGAGVGAVSGAVFSIEAVESCIEIWRSSHSGKYSILFVLDIISSLFSGRIVWEKVSPALQRAVQSQMSLLSTPFIDNNDLFETGSTGGMSRDLIDRIPKMRFSAASNCDQETDSSCCSVCLQDFGAQQFVRVLPQCQHVFHVRCIDNWLLRHASCPLCRAGVHIDNIHM from the exons ATGGATTCggtgccttcttcctcctctccctgggccgccgccggcgctcccTGCTGCCGCTTTGACGCGCTGCGGAGGGCGTGCGCcaggcacgccgccgccgccgccagggccGCCGGCTGGGCGCTCGGCGCGCTGGTTACATGCGTCTTCGCCGTCG TGGGTTCACTCGTGGGAATCTTCATTGGTGCCTTCATGGGGATGTCCACAGAAAGCGGCATGTTGCGCGGGGCTGGCGTCGGAGCAGTCTCCGGTGCAGTATTCTCCATCGAGGCTGTTGAATCCTGCATTGAGATTTGGAGGTCCAGCCATTCAGGAAAATACAGCATTCTCTTTGTG CTGGACATCATCTCTAGCCTCTTCAGCGGAAGAATTGTGTGGGAGAAAGTCAGTCCAGCACTACAGCGTGCAGTGCAAAGCCAG ATGAGTCTACTGAGCACACCATTCATCGACAACAATGACCTTTTCGAAACTGGCAGCACAGGGGGCATGTCAAGGGATTTGATTGACAGGATCCCAAAGATGAGGTTCAGTGCTGCAAGCAATTGTGATCAGGAAACTGATAGCAGCTGCTGCTCAGTCTGCCTTCAG GATTTTGGAGCGCAACAATTTGTGAGGGTCCTGCCTCAGTGCCAACACGTATTCCATGTGCGGTGCATCGACAATTGGCTCCTTAGGCACGCGTCTTGCCCACTATGTCGGGCCGGTGTTCATATAGACAATATACATATGTAA
- the LOC112883056 gene encoding mannose-P-dolichol utilization defect 1 protein homolog 2 translates to MVAMELEILGMNFGCVLAALSDAKIPDKGCLLPLISKLLGYAIVAASTTVKLPQILKILKHGSVRGLSVASFELEVVGYTIALAYCIHKGLPFSAYGELAFLLIQAIILVAIIYYYSPPMGSKTWMKALLYCGLAPTVLAGKIDPGLFEVLYASQHAIFFFARVPQIWKNFTNKGTGELSFLTCFMNFAGSIVRVFTSIQEKTPLSVIMGSAIGIVMNGTLLGQILLYQKPTPKKQKKED, encoded by the exons ATGGTGGCGATGGAACTGGAGATCCTGGGCATGAACTTCGGGTGCGTCCTCGCGGCGCTGAGCGACGCCAAGATCCCCGACAAGGGCTGCCTCCTCCCGCTCATCTCCAAGCTGCTCGGCTACGCCATCGTCGCCGCATCCACCACCGTCAAGCTCCCCCAG ATACTGAAAATTTTGAAGCATGGAAGTGTTAGAGGACTTAGTGTAGCATCCTTTGAGCTTGAGGTCGTTGGCTACACGATTGCTTTGGCATATTGTATTCATAAAGGACTTCCCTTTTCAGCTTATGGAGAGCTAGCTTTTCTGTTAATCCAAG CAATtatcttggttgcaatcatttACTATTACTCCCCGCCAATGGGAAGCAAAACATGGATGAAAGCTTTATT ATATTGTGGACTGGCTCCAACTGTTTTGGCTGGAAAAATTGATCCTGGTCTTTTTGAAGTCCTTTAT GCTTCACAGCATGCTATCTTCTTTTTTGCTAGAGTTCCACAGATATGGAAGAATTTTACG AATAAGGGCACTGGCGAGCTCAGCTTCCTTACCTGTTTCATGAACTTTGCTGGTTCTATTG TAAGAGTTTTTACCAGCATCCAGGAGAAGACTCCCTTAAGTG TGATCATGGGCTCTGCAATTGGCATCGTCATGAACGGTACACTCTTGGGTCAGATACTACTGTACCAGAAGCCCACCCCGAAGAAACAGAAGAAAGAAGACTAA
- the LOC112882098 gene encoding serine carboxypeptidase-like — MGPAGRSPALVLLGLLLLAVSAARGSPDGGSVLRLPSSAPRHLAPRFPRSAAVDLIRALNLHPADASPRPATAGGAPAPAGTLVERPIHLASLAAEGTSVKDLGHHAGYYRLPNTHDARMFYFFFESRGHKDDPVVIWLTGGPGCSSELALFYENGPFHIADNLSLVWNDFGWDKASNLIYVDQPTGTGFSYSSDSRDTRHNEAAISNDLYDFLQAFFAEHPKYAKNDFFITGESYAGHYIPAFASRVYRGNKNNEGIHINLKGFAIGNGLTDPAIQYKAYPDYALDMGLITKSQFNRINKIVPTCEFAVKLCGTSGTISCLAAYFVCNTIFSAIRTIIGSKNYYDIRKPCVGSLCYDFSNLEKFLNQKSVRENLGVGDIDFVSCSPSVYEAMLLDWMRNLEVGIPELLENDIKVLIYAGEYDLICNWLGNSRWVNSMEWSGKEAFVSSSDKPFTVDGKEAGVLKSHGPLSFLKVHDAGHMVPMDQPKAALEMLKRWTSGNLSGPFSVSQKLDFDM; from the exons ATGGGGCCCGCCGGTAGGAGCCCCGCGCTCGTGCTCCTCGGCctcctcctgctcgccgtcTCCGCCGCCCGCGGCTCGCCGGATGGCGGGAGCGTCCTCCGCctcccctcctccgcgccgcgtcACCTGGCCCCGCGCTtcccccgctccgccgccgtcgacctGATCCGCGCCCTCAACCTCCACCCCGCCGACGCCTCCCCGCGTCccgccaccgccggcggcgcccccgcccccgcgggGACCCTCGTCGAGAGGCCCATCCACCTCGCGTCCCTCGCGGCCGAGGGCACGTCGGTGAAGGACCTCGGCCACCACGCTGGGTACTACCGCCTCCCCAACACCCACGACGCCAG GATGTTCTACTTCTTCTTCGAGTCGAGGGGGCACAAGGACGACCCCGTGGTGATCTGGCTCACGGGCGGGCCCGGGTGCAGCAGCGAGCTCGCGCTCTTCTACGAGAACGGCCCCTTCCACATAGCGGACAACTTGTCGCTCGTCTGGAATGATTTTGGCTGGGACAAG GCATCCAACCTTATCTATGTTGATCAGCCCACCGGAACTGGTTTCAGCTACAGCTCGGACTCACGGGACACTCGCCACAACGAAGCTGCCATCAGCAATGATTTATATGACTTTCTGCAG GCCTTTTTCGCTGAGCACCCAAAGTATGCTAAAAATGATTTCTTCATAACCGGGGAATCATATGCTGGGCATTACATTCCTGCCTTTGCAAGTCGTGTATATCGTGGAAACAAGAACAATGAGGGCATTCACATTAATCTGAAG GGTTTCGCGATTGGCAACGGGTTAACAGATCCAGCAATACAGTACAAGGCATACCCTGATTATGCATTGGATATGGGGTTGATCACAAAATCACAATTTAACAGGATCAATAAAATAGTTCCAACTTGTGAATTTGCTGTCAAGCTTTGTG GTACCTCTGGCACTATATCTTGCCTTGCCGCTTACTTTGTTTGTAATACAATATTCAGTGCCATCAGGACAATCATAGGGAGCAAAAAT TACTATGACATCAGGAAGCCATGTGTTGGAAGCCTGTGCTATGATTTCTCAAATTTGGAGAAATTCCTGAACCAAAAATCTGTTAGAGAGAACCTTGGAGTTGGAGACATAGATTTTGTTTCATGCAGCCCAAGTGTCTATGAGGCCATGTTATTAGATTGGATGAGGAACCTTGAAGTTGGAATCCCTGAACTTCTTGAGAATGACATCAAAGTGTTGATTTATGCTGGAGAGTATGATCTCATATGCAACTGGCTCG GGAACTCGAGATGGGTAAACTCTATGGAATGGTCTGGAAAGGAAGCTTTTGTCTCATCGTCTGATAAGCCCTTCACTGTCGATGGAAAAGAAGCCGGCGTTTTAAAGAGCCATGGTCCTTTGAGTTTCTTGAAG GTGCATGATGCTGGTCACATGGTACCGATGGATCAACCGAAGGCTGCTCTGGAGATGCTGAAGAGGTGGACTTCCGGAAACCTTTCGGGCCCGTTTTCAGTCTCCCAAAAGCTTGATTTCGATATGTGA